A segment of the Calditrichota bacterium genome:
GAGTGAATTTGTTTTAGATCAAAAGGCCGTACATAGCCAATGGATAGAGTTAGGCGTATTTAGTTTCAGCGGAGATTTTGTTGTAGAGATTAATGCGGTGGCTGCGCCAATTGTCGCGGATGCCGTAAAACTGGAAATAATAGGCATTGCTAAAAGGAATGATGACCCATCTCAAGAAAAATTTGATGTCAAAACAGTACCAGTTACATTTCAGTTGTTAAATCCCTATCCGAATCCTTTCAACATGGAAACAAAAATCAAGTTAGAGATTCCGGAGAACGGCATGTTATTCGCGGCGATTTACAATATCCGCGGGCAAAAGTTGATCACCCTGAACGACGGGCAAGTCATGGCCGGAGAAAAATTAATGATGTGGAACGGTCGTGACGAATACGGCATCGAGGCGAACAGCGGTATTTACTTACTGAAAGTTGTTTATCTTGGTGAAAACAACCAAAAAATCTCCCAGACGAAACGACTGATTTTGATGAAGTAAGCCACTTTGCTTGTTCTCCTTTGAAAAAAAAAGAATGCCTTTTGCGTTGGTGCGAAAGGCATTCTTTTTAGTTTTTCACAAAAATTGTCAATAAATAGAAGCTATTTCTCTTCCCAAACCGGCAGCCTCCCCGGCGTCCAGGGCGCTTTTATGGCTTCCAGTTTTTTCTCCAATTCCGGCAGGCGGACATCGTGGATTTCTTTTACTTTCTGATATAGCGGTACAAACT
Coding sequences within it:
- a CDS encoding T9SS type A sorting domain-containing protein → SEFVLDQKAVHSQWIELGVFSFSGDFVVEINAVAAPIVADAVKLEIIGIAKRNDDPSQEKFDVKTVPVTFQLLNPYPNPFNMETKIKLEIPENGMLFAAIYNIRGQKLITLNDGQVMAGEKLMMWNGRDEYGIEANSGIYLLKVVYLGENNQKISQTKRLILMK